The following coding sequences are from one Nonlabens arenilitoris window:
- a CDS encoding helix-turn-helix domain-containing protein gives MKNSDKNYLEKVGQNIARLRREKEMSQMDVCAIIDMDKPNLSAIENGRQNATILTLKKIANALEVDVSSFFSPTV, from the coding sequence AACTATTTAGAAAAGGTAGGTCAGAATATTGCCAGATTAAGACGAGAAAAAGAAATGTCTCAAATGGATGTCTGTGCTATAATTGATATGGACAAGCCTAATTTGTCTGCAATAGAGAATGGAAGACAAAACGCAACCATCTTAACTCTTAAAAAAATTGCTAACGCCCTTGAAGTGGACGTTAGCAGTTTTTTTAGTCCAACCGTTTAA